From Deltaproteobacteria bacterium, one genomic window encodes:
- the grxD gene encoding Grx4 family monothiol glutaredoxin encodes MSDAQQKIDAMVKNNKVVLFMKGNKLMPMCGFSATVVDILRRMEIPFETVDVLEDMDIREGIKRYSNWPTIPQLYIDGQFVGGCDITRELYSSGELKKLVDAAIKQ; translated from the coding sequence ATGTCAGACGCACAGCAGAAGATTGACGCGATGGTCAAGAACAACAAGGTGGTCCTGTTCATGAAAGGGAACAAGCTGATGCCGATGTGCGGTTTTTCAGCGACGGTGGTGGATATTCTCCGCCGCATGGAAATCCCGTTCGAGACAGTGGACGTTCTTGAGGACATGGATATCCGTGAAGGCATCAAGCGGTATTCAAACTGGCCGACTATCCCGCAGCTTTACATCGACGGCCAGTTCGTTGGCGGTTGTGATATTACCCGTGAACTGTATTCCAGCGGCGAGCTGAAGAAGCTCGTTGACGCGGCCATCAAGCAGTAA
- a CDS encoding glycosyltransferase family 39 protein has product MANHSLHAGASLKEFLDIPASAWKWLAPMALIAGILLAWLVYPLGLHCDDYWEALVARQISWLELLTFQGAPIPIHLGIWKLALPFSEGPPSGILRAVSVFVHVANSILVYSALRDLFSRQTRVAAAFAFLAYRCGNTVLFWAPTLKDSLMTLFVLLAVILWRRGMEHPRCRLWASLPAAAAMMCKPTAIVLAPLLLLHQLWMEDRDSWTLRLQKAAGGLLLVSSVLGALLANALLNPGIYSDHSAGVTMPAVESVPLYLLGHFNNYAAWSLLPVIPDLGILSHAWISVAGTLLFFGAAAGFFWFDRKVKWGIAWYTAFVLLPLYANGGSPAPHYSYAAAFGLLLAIFRSGQILLAHIPQMQPVVLAAGLIWLTATTFHWPSDLRHFRVAGKVGLDTRHQLILHQNELLDAGSYYLTGAKLPLPPLLVAETRMIEFDLGQTLQTRRPPNGECPHENAYPCISMISKISDAYACADTPPGGCITYVSARRSP; this is encoded by the coding sequence ATGGCGAACCACTCCCTCCATGCAGGAGCTTCCCTGAAAGAGTTCCTCGATATACCTGCTTCCGCGTGGAAATGGCTGGCACCAATGGCCCTTATCGCTGGCATCCTGCTGGCGTGGCTGGTCTATCCTTTGGGCCTCCACTGCGACGATTACTGGGAGGCCCTCGTTGCCCGCCAGATCTCCTGGCTGGAGTTGCTGACTTTCCAAGGCGCACCCATTCCCATTCATCTTGGTATCTGGAAGCTGGCATTGCCTTTCAGCGAGGGCCCCCCGTCCGGGATACTCCGGGCCGTATCGGTATTCGTGCATGTGGCGAATTCGATCCTTGTGTATTCCGCCCTTCGCGACCTGTTTTCCCGGCAAACCAGGGTTGCTGCCGCGTTTGCATTTTTGGCCTACCGGTGTGGCAACACGGTCCTGTTCTGGGCTCCGACCCTGAAGGATTCCCTGATGACCCTGTTTGTCCTGCTGGCGGTCATCCTGTGGCGGCGCGGGATGGAACACCCACGCTGCCGGCTCTGGGCCAGCCTGCCCGCTGCCGCCGCCATGATGTGCAAACCCACTGCCATCGTGCTCGCGCCGCTGCTGCTACTCCACCAGCTCTGGATGGAGGACCGCGATAGCTGGACCCTTCGCTTGCAAAAGGCTGCCGGCGGGCTGCTACTCGTTTCCTCCGTTCTGGGCGCCCTCCTGGCCAATGCGCTTCTCAACCCCGGTATCTACTCCGATCATTCGGCTGGAGTAACGATGCCTGCCGTTGAATCTGTCCCGCTGTATCTTCTCGGCCATTTCAACAACTACGCGGCCTGGTCGCTACTGCCCGTCATTCCAGACCTGGGGATTCTCAGCCACGCGTGGATTTCGGTTGCCGGTACCCTGCTCTTTTTCGGAGCGGCCGCCGGGTTTTTCTGGTTTGACCGGAAAGTGAAATGGGGAATCGCCTGGTACACGGCTTTTGTGCTGCTTCCTCTATACGCCAACGGCGGCTCGCCCGCACCCCACTATTCCTATGCCGCTGCATTTGGCCTGCTGCTCGCCATATTTCGGTCAGGACAAATCCTGCTGGCCCATATACCGCAGATGCAGCCGGTAGTTCTGGCTGCCGGACTTATCTGGCTTACCGCAACGACATTCCACTGGCCCAGCGACCTGCGCCATTTTCGCGTCGCCGGAAAGGTGGGACTGGATACCCGGCACCAGCTTATCCTTCACCAGAACGAACTGCTGGATGCTGGGTCATACTACCTCACCGGTGCCAAACTCCCCCTGCCGCCGCTACTTGTGGCTGAAACCCGCATGATCGAGTTCGATCTGGGTCAGACGCTCCAGACCCGGCGTCCCCCGAACGGCGAGTGTCCCCATGAGAATGCATACCCCTGTATCAGCATGATCTCGAAAATATCGGATGCTTATGCCTGCGCCGATACACCTCCGGGCGGGTGCATTACCTATGTATCCGCACGTCGATCTCCTTAA
- a CDS encoding crotonase/enoyl-CoA hydratase family protein: MSELVLIEIDGGVAQVRLNRPEKHNALSTAMFEAINRAGESLRDNKTVRAVVMSGNGPSFCSGLDVGGAAFNPASLKEAMAAKDGPANQFQKPGWIWRELPMPVIAAVHGACFGGGLQVALGADVRLARPDARLSVMEVQLGLIPDMSGSATLRDLVRYDVAVELALTGKIVSGAEAAQIGLVTRTAEDPLTEALALAREIAGRNPHAVRAGKELLRFNWRAPVDEVLRREAELQMKLIGSPNQMEALMARMQKRPAKFKDVE; encoded by the coding sequence ATGTCCGAACTGGTGCTGATCGAAATAGACGGTGGCGTAGCGCAGGTCCGTCTCAACCGTCCGGAGAAGCACAATGCGCTTTCCACCGCGATGTTTGAGGCGATCAACCGGGCAGGGGAGTCACTGAGGGACAACAAGACCGTCCGGGCCGTTGTAATGTCAGGCAACGGCCCCAGCTTCTGCTCAGGCCTCGATGTCGGTGGCGCGGCGTTCAACCCGGCATCACTTAAGGAGGCCATGGCGGCCAAGGACGGACCGGCGAACCAGTTCCAGAAGCCGGGATGGATATGGCGTGAACTGCCCATGCCGGTAATCGCCGCTGTTCACGGCGCCTGCTTTGGCGGAGGTCTTCAGGTTGCGCTTGGGGCCGATGTGCGCCTCGCCCGGCCGGACGCCCGGCTCTCGGTGATGGAGGTCCAGTTGGGACTCATCCCCGACATGAGCGGCAGCGCGACGTTGCGGGATCTGGTGCGGTATGACGTTGCAGTGGAACTGGCGCTGACCGGCAAGATCGTTTCCGGGGCCGAAGCTGCCCAGATCGGGCTCGTGACCCGGACAGCCGAGGATCCGCTCACGGAGGCACTCGCCTTGGCCAGGGAAATTGCCGGTCGCAATCCTCATGCAGTCCGGGCAGGCAAGGAACTGCTCAGGTTCAACTGGCGCGCCCCGGTAGACGAGGTGCTCCGCCGCGAGGCCGAGCTTCAGATGAAACTGATCGGCAGTCCCAACCAGATGGAAGCCCTCATGGCCCGGATGCAGAAACGGCCAGCGAAGTTCAAGGATGTAGAATAG
- a CDS encoding PLP-dependent aminotransferase family protein — protein sequence MSDEQQNNTPPAPATPPVATPAVQPGVRAEGTLATGSPRGDRPSREGRNRNRRRGRDRKGGPRPEVQREERGDPRRQLPDAPRGPQVQFARTLNTGMPRRDPLKEWISKVKGAEGVLVPLGVHGVKEVERDPVWVEAIAGLPKAVQLMEQAPVDGIVSLREGFARLLTREGLPVTDNEMFVTQGVGHSLKLLALALIDPGSTVLVEPLTRARAIHAFKSAGARVEVARSDADGIAPGGLDRRLQAGDIRFVYLNPTYREPDDAVLFDRRRQEIAEVCARRGVILVEDDPYRLVFYGAPPPRPIPPPPGLMKIHLVDLEMLVSPTLPVAGMALPGPIKERLVRYMETVGASAGRIPQEIAARLLNHAGWNVYLDRLRVMLRKRREAWLQGIEGWLKELVEYHAPRGGHFLWLKLRSGRPTHQLADVALEHRIGIWPGELFDPEFGESPYFAVSMMDLAPEEVPDAVNRLKAAIEKLDTLPRPRPRPKQPLPPPRPAQKPQPPREAKPQGGQSSQQGQVPGGPRPEGQRERRRHRRKKPRVPNAPWAGTEGEEAEGPVRELKVVGPLPAVSPVTPAASEPKTGE from the coding sequence ATGAGTGACGAACAGCAGAACAACACGCCGCCAGCTCCAGCGACTCCTCCGGTAGCAACTCCTGCCGTGCAACCCGGAGTGCGAGCTGAAGGAACACTGGCAACCGGTTCGCCCCGCGGCGACCGGCCTTCGCGTGAGGGCCGAAACCGCAATCGCCGCCGCGGCCGCGATCGCAAGGGTGGGCCCCGGCCGGAGGTGCAGCGTGAGGAACGGGGTGATCCCCGGCGCCAGTTGCCGGATGCGCCACGCGGACCGCAGGTTCAGTTTGCCCGGACGCTCAACACCGGGATGCCGCGCCGCGATCCGCTGAAGGAATGGATCAGCAAGGTAAAAGGGGCGGAAGGTGTACTGGTGCCGCTCGGCGTGCATGGTGTGAAGGAAGTCGAGCGCGACCCCGTCTGGGTCGAGGCCATCGCGGGACTCCCCAAGGCTGTTCAGCTCATGGAGCAGGCTCCCGTTGACGGTATCGTTTCCCTTCGCGAGGGGTTTGCACGGCTCCTTACCCGTGAAGGGCTGCCGGTCACGGATAACGAGATGTTCGTGACACAGGGTGTCGGGCACTCGCTGAAACTCCTGGCACTAGCGCTGATCGACCCCGGTTCAACGGTTCTGGTGGAGCCACTCACACGCGCCCGTGCCATTCATGCATTCAAGTCGGCTGGCGCCCGGGTTGAGGTCGCCCGATCGGATGCCGATGGTATTGCGCCGGGAGGACTCGACAGGCGACTTCAGGCCGGTGACATCCGGTTCGTCTATCTCAATCCGACCTACCGCGAGCCTGATGACGCGGTGCTGTTTGACCGCCGCCGGCAGGAGATCGCCGAGGTTTGCGCCCGGCGCGGGGTAATCCTGGTAGAGGATGACCCGTACCGTCTGGTGTTCTATGGCGCTCCGCCACCTCGGCCCATCCCGCCACCGCCGGGCCTGATGAAGATCCACCTGGTCGATCTGGAAATGCTCGTTTCGCCAACGCTTCCGGTGGCGGGAATGGCGCTGCCCGGGCCCATCAAGGAGCGGCTGGTCCGGTACATGGAGACGGTCGGCGCCAGTGCTGGGCGGATTCCGCAGGAGATTGCCGCGAGGCTGCTGAACCATGCCGGATGGAACGTCTACCTTGACCGGCTCCGGGTGATGCTGCGCAAGCGCCGCGAAGCCTGGCTCCAGGGGATCGAAGGCTGGCTGAAGGAACTGGTCGAGTACCATGCCCCGCGTGGAGGGCACTTCCTGTGGCTGAAACTGAGAAGCGGGCGACCCACGCACCAGCTTGCCGATGTGGCACTCGAACACAGGATCGGCATCTGGCCGGGTGAACTTTTTGATCCGGAGTTTGGCGAATCGCCCTATTTTGCCGTGTCCATGATGGATCTGGCGCCTGAAGAGGTTCCCGATGCGGTGAATCGCCTGAAGGCCGCCATCGAGAAGCTCGATACACTGCCGCGTCCACGACCAAGGCCGAAACAGCCGCTGCCGCCTCCGAGACCGGCGCAGAAGCCTCAACCGCCCAGGGAAGCAAAACCGCAGGGTGGACAGTCGTCGCAACAGGGGCAGGTGCCAGGCGGTCCCCGGCCTGAAGGCCAGCGAGAGAGGAGGCGTCACCGCCGGAAAAAGCCACGCGTTCCGAATGCGCCGTGGGCCGGAACAGAAGGTGAGGAGGCCGAAGGCCCCGTTCGTGAGCTGAAGGTCGTAGGGCCCCTTCCGGCAGTGTCGCCGGTAACGCCAGCAGCCAGTGAGCCGAAAACAGGAGAGTAA
- a CDS encoding MaoC family dehydratase, with product MAQKYFEDFARGEVIRHWPGRTVTEADDTWFTLLTMNTNPLHFDAYWGSKSQHGQRLVNGTLVFSIVVGMSVKDVSEICIANLEYETVKHMGPTFHGDTLYAETEVLDVIPSTTKSDRGIIYVETRAWNQKSEKVLVLRRRVLLPRRPQTIADPYPPSPWSK from the coding sequence ATGGCCCAGAAATACTTCGAGGATTTCGCCAGGGGTGAAGTGATCCGGCACTGGCCGGGGCGGACTGTCACCGAGGCGGACGACACCTGGTTCACGCTGCTGACGATGAACACGAATCCCCTGCATTTTGATGCCTACTGGGGCTCGAAGTCGCAGCATGGGCAACGGCTGGTCAACGGCACCCTCGTCTTTTCAATCGTCGTCGGGATGAGCGTGAAGGACGTGTCGGAAATCTGTATTGCAAATCTCGAATATGAAACCGTGAAGCATATGGGCCCCACTTTCCACGGCGACACGCTGTATGCCGAAACCGAGGTGCTGGACGTGATCCCCTCCACGACCAAGAGCGACCGGGGAATCATTTACGTGGAGACCCGTGCATGGAACCAGAAATCCGAAAAGGTGCTGGTCCTCCGGAGACGTGTGCTGCTGCCCCGGCGGCCCCAGACCATCGCTGATCCGTATCCCCCCTCCCCGTGGAGCAAATGA
- a CDS encoding AarF/ABC1/UbiB kinase family protein has product MKTLLNAVRLYLQVTVFLFQFLFYRVAGWFVGGPTREKRIEWRNRKIYRSLRMLLQRMGATFIKLGQILSSRPDLLPPDLVGELKHLQDRVPPFPFRKVEEAVRRNFGRPIADIYADFDNVPVAAASVAQVHHAHLKSGEEVAVKVLRPNIREQVDRDLAIAGFFAWILDRLPVITLAQAGKQVAEFGAAIRAQTDLRVEAENNRRFQKNFAGVQWMKIPKLYAEFCSEEVLTMEFVRGARIEEVTAPGKLALSPTEMAKRLFEVYIKMAFEDLFIHSDMHPGNLWFQPDGGVVMIDLGLITQIKPTYLLSHYKVNFALWGLSAEKMAAALDEAYGFPGTPEEFRAFTRDIDGVLDMMRGRKHSEIEFGEMMMRTFQLAFKYRMPFDSDATMISVAYATFEGMSKMFDPHFDVFAFLISQAPRFKKKADEFGIKVDLVFG; this is encoded by the coding sequence ATGAAGACGCTGCTCAATGCGGTGCGGCTTTATCTGCAGGTCACCGTTTTCCTGTTTCAATTCCTGTTTTACCGGGTTGCCGGATGGTTCGTGGGTGGTCCGACACGCGAAAAGCGCATCGAGTGGCGGAACCGGAAAATATACCGTTCGCTGCGCATGCTGCTTCAGCGGATGGGAGCAACCTTCATCAAGCTGGGGCAGATTTTATCATCCCGGCCCGATCTCCTGCCCCCCGATCTGGTTGGGGAGCTGAAGCACTTGCAGGACCGGGTCCCCCCGTTTCCGTTCCGGAAGGTTGAGGAAGCAGTTCGGCGCAACTTCGGACGCCCGATCGCGGATATCTATGCTGACTTCGACAATGTGCCGGTTGCTGCCGCCAGCGTGGCACAGGTACATCATGCGCATCTCAAGTCCGGCGAGGAGGTGGCAGTCAAGGTCCTCCGGCCGAATATCCGCGAGCAGGTGGACCGTGATCTCGCCATTGCCGGATTTTTCGCCTGGATACTGGACCGGCTGCCGGTCATTACGCTGGCGCAGGCAGGCAAGCAGGTCGCCGAGTTCGGCGCGGCGATTCGTGCCCAGACCGACCTCCGGGTCGAGGCCGAAAACAACCGCCGGTTCCAGAAGAACTTCGCCGGTGTTCAGTGGATGAAGATTCCGAAGCTCTATGCGGAGTTCTGCTCCGAGGAAGTCCTCACGATGGAGTTCGTCCGCGGGGCGCGGATCGAGGAGGTAACCGCGCCGGGCAAGCTGGCGCTGTCACCCACTGAAATGGCCAAGCGGCTCTTCGAGGTTTATATCAAGATGGCCTTCGAAGACCTTTTCATCCACTCCGACATGCACCCCGGCAACCTGTGGTTCCAGCCGGATGGCGGTGTCGTGATGATCGATCTGGGGCTGATCACCCAGATCAAGCCCACATACCTCCTGAGCCATTACAAGGTGAATTTTGCCCTCTGGGGGCTGAGCGCCGAGAAGATGGCTGCTGCGCTCGACGAGGCCTACGGCTTTCCTGGCACACCGGAGGAGTTCAGGGCCTTTACCCGTGATATCGATGGAGTGCTGGACATGATGCGCGGCCGCAAGCACAGCGAGATCGAGTTCGGCGAGATGATGATGCGAACCTTCCAGCTCGCCTTCAAGTACCGCATGCCGTTCGATTCCGACGCTACGATGATCTCGGTCGCCTACGCGACCTTCGAGGGCATGTCGAAGATGTTTGATCCTCATTTTGACGTGTTTGCCTTCCTGATCTCCCAGGCGCCCCGGTTCAAGAAAAAGGCCGACGAGTTCGGCATCAAGGTGGATCTGGTATTCGGCTGA
- a CDS encoding queuosine precursor transporter, producing the protein MPPQPPQSTSDDPEILEATGSLPAPNPDVPGFLTADQKLYWVLGAVFVSSLLVGDMIGGKFFSIAGTRLSVGIIPFPVTYVLTDVINEFYGRRGARFITFVAAAMAVYAYLILQIAIALPVADGSPIPQEAFQTVFGFGLRLFAASILAFLISQLVDIAAFGMFKRLTRSRHIWLRATGSTAISQLVDTFVINFVLLTGTMTTLEIWRIVLDSYLYKLIAAVVLTPVIYALHGLVIHVFRIHPEGTVRRGEGI; encoded by the coding sequence ATGCCGCCGCAGCCCCCTCAGTCCACATCCGACGATCCGGAGATACTGGAAGCCACCGGTTCTCTGCCGGCACCGAACCCGGACGTGCCGGGATTTCTCACCGCTGACCAGAAGCTCTACTGGGTGCTGGGGGCGGTATTCGTTTCCAGTTTGCTGGTGGGCGACATGATCGGGGGGAAGTTTTTCTCGATTGCCGGGACGCGCCTGTCGGTGGGAATCATTCCCTTCCCTGTCACCTACGTGCTGACCGACGTCATCAACGAGTTTTATGGCCGCCGGGGAGCCCGGTTCATCACCTTCGTGGCGGCGGCAATGGCCGTTTACGCCTACCTCATCCTCCAGATCGCCATCGCGCTGCCGGTAGCCGATGGGTCTCCGATCCCGCAGGAGGCGTTCCAGACGGTATTCGGTTTCGGCCTCCGGCTGTTTGCGGCATCAATACTGGCCTTTCTGATTTCGCAACTGGTGGATATCGCTGCATTCGGCATGTTCAAAAGGCTCACACGCTCGCGGCACATCTGGCTGCGGGCGACGGGTTCCACGGCCATCTCGCAACTCGTGGACACGTTCGTCATCAACTTCGTGCTGCTGACGGGAACCATGACGACATTGGAAATCTGGCGCATCGTGCTGGACAGTTATCTTTACAAACTGATCGCTGCAGTTGTGCTGACGCCAGTAATCTATGCCCTGCATGGACTGGTCATCCATGTTTTCCGGATCCATCCCGAAGGAACTGTCCGCAGGGGAGAAGGTATCTAG
- a CDS encoding acyl-CoA dehydrogenase family protein: protein MQRAIDETLMNEDQRALLDAIRRWLEKDVKPKVQHYEHADEYPAEFVDGLKRLGLFGATIPAEYGGLGLDYYTYALINEELSRVWMSLSGFINTHLIMAYVVKNYGTEDQKRKYLPRFATGEMRGGLALSEAQGGSDVAGIRCRAVKAGDHYIVNGSKMWITNGSYGNTYLLVVKTDMNTDPAYKGISAFIFEKGDPGFTVSRNIKKLGYKGIETCELTFENVRVPAANLVGGSEGKGFYQVMDGLETGRINVAARAVGVLRAIFEDSARYAQERVTFGKPLIEHQLVQQKLAFMQTDLQAARLLTLDAARKKDRGQRCDLESGMAKLFASSACARHSFEGIQLHGGYGYTSEFDVERYYRDAPLMTVGEGTNEILQTVIARQIRKRYSID, encoded by the coding sequence ATGCAACGTGCGATTGACGAAACGCTGATGAACGAGGACCAGCGGGCGCTGCTGGATGCCATCCGCCGCTGGCTGGAAAAGGATGTGAAGCCCAAGGTCCAGCACTACGAGCACGCCGACGAGTATCCCGCGGAGTTCGTGGATGGACTGAAAAGGCTCGGTCTGTTCGGGGCGACGATACCGGCCGAATACGGGGGCCTGGGTCTCGACTACTACACTTATGCCCTCATTAATGAGGAACTATCGCGTGTCTGGATGTCGCTGTCGGGGTTTATCAACACGCATCTCATCATGGCCTATGTGGTGAAAAACTACGGGACCGAGGACCAGAAAAGGAAATACCTGCCCCGGTTTGCCACCGGCGAGATGCGTGGCGGATTGGCGCTTTCAGAGGCGCAAGGAGGATCCGACGTCGCAGGAATCCGCTGCCGGGCCGTTAAAGCTGGTGACCACTACATCGTGAACGGCTCGAAGATGTGGATCACGAACGGCTCGTACGGAAACACCTATCTGCTTGTTGTGAAAACCGACATGAACACTGATCCGGCCTACAAGGGAATCAGCGCGTTCATATTCGAAAAGGGTGACCCCGGCTTTACCGTGAGCAGGAATATCAAGAAGCTGGGTTACAAGGGGATAGAAACCTGCGAGCTCACCTTCGAGAATGTCCGCGTCCCGGCGGCAAACCTCGTAGGCGGGTCGGAAGGCAAGGGCTTCTATCAGGTGATGGACGGCCTGGAGACAGGCCGTATCAACGTGGCTGCCCGGGCCGTGGGTGTGTTGCGGGCCATCTTCGAGGATTCGGCCAGATATGCGCAGGAGCGCGTGACATTCGGAAAGCCTCTCATCGAGCACCAGCTCGTCCAGCAGAAACTGGCGTTCATGCAGACGGATCTGCAGGCGGCGCGGCTTTTGACGCTCGACGCCGCCCGGAAGAAAGACCGGGGCCAGAGATGTGATCTGGAAAGCGGCATGGCCAAGCTGTTTGCATCATCGGCCTGTGCACGGCACTCGTTCGAGGGCATCCAGCTCCACGGCGGTTACGGGTATACCAGCGAGTTCGATGTTGAGCGGTACTACCGGGATGCACCATTGATGACCGTCGGCGAAGGGACGAACGAGATTCTCCAGACGGTAATCGCCCGGCAGATCAGGAAACGGTATTCGATCGACTAG
- a CDS encoding septum formation initiator family protein, which yields MLWNLARTGSELFYERRELDRAAERVEEMRGRIAGLETERERLKKDHAYIESIARDDLGMVRPGEIVYYFPQNP from the coding sequence TTGCTTTGGAATCTGGCCAGGACCGGATCGGAACTGTTTTATGAGCGGCGGGAACTGGACCGTGCCGCCGAGCGCGTCGAGGAAATGCGGGGCCGCATTGCAGGTCTGGAAACCGAACGCGAGCGGCTGAAAAAGGATCACGCCTACATCGAGAGCATTGCGCGTGATGACCTCGGCATGGTGCGTCCGGGCGAGATCGTCTACTACTTCCCGCAGAACCCCTAG
- a CDS encoding ParA family protein: MNQKGGTGKTTTSVTLAAGLAAKGHRVLLVDMDSQGNVGASLGVRGEKSIYHVLIDSIPPQEASVPVRPGLDVITSDETVAAAEIRLVNMKRRERLLRQRLEGLGDYDYVVLDCAPSLSIVNQNALTFAESVLIPVSCDFLAMYGVKQILRTIRYVREQLMHPIEILGVLPTFYDPRARITHDVVASLKDYFKDQMFQPIRANSKLKEAPSYRKTIFEYDPKCPSALDYQALVDSVVERLRSRNENPRPQAAGATA, from the coding sequence ATGAACCAGAAGGGCGGCACCGGAAAAACGACAACCTCGGTCACCTTGGCAGCGGGCCTTGCCGCGAAAGGTCACCGCGTGCTCCTCGTTGATATGGATTCGCAGGGGAATGTGGGTGCCTCGCTAGGCGTCCGGGGCGAAAAGTCGATCTATCATGTCCTGATCGACTCCATTCCCCCGCAGGAAGCTTCCGTCCCCGTCCGTCCCGGCCTTGATGTCATTACATCGGACGAGACAGTCGCCGCTGCCGAGATCCGCCTCGTGAACATGAAGCGCCGCGAGCGTCTCCTCCGCCAACGTCTCGAAGGTCTGGGCGACTATGACTATGTGGTACTGGACTGCGCACCGAGCCTTTCCATCGTCAACCAGAACGCGCTCACTTTCGCCGAAAGCGTGCTGATCCCGGTGTCGTGCGACTTCCTCGCCATGTATGGCGTAAAGCAGATACTCCGGACCATCCGCTACGTGCGGGAACAGCTTATGCACCCGATCGAGATACTCGGCGTCCTGCCCACCTTCTACGATCCGCGCGCACGGATCACCCATGACGTCGTGGCCAGCCTGAAGGACTACTTCAAGGACCAGATGTTCCAGCCAATCCGCGCAAACTCGAAGCTGAAGGAAGCCCCGTCCTACCGGAAAACCATCTTTGAATACGACCCGAAGTGCCCCTCGGCGCTCGACTACCAGGCCCTGGTAGACAGCGTGGTGGAGCGCCTCCGGTCCAGAAACGAAAACCCACGCCCGCAAGCTGCGGGCGCTACCGCCTGA
- the hpnE gene encoding hydroxysqualene dehydroxylase HpnE yields the protein MHGARKEVVVAGSGLSGLAAAVHLAKDGHAVTLVEAKPFLGGRTYSFRDKTTGDLVDNGQHVLTTTYTDTFEFLRIIGTIDLVWFPDQLQTFFKDSRYGDHWLRGPNLPGPLQPLAGMIGMLRLKSLTLADKLAVLRSLPKLAVVAGEIPDRLDRMTAEEWFDEMGFTTGMRRAFWDTFTISTLNEKPWRVSAHLLAQLLRWGFVAGRSGRASLGYPTVPLDELFVAPSARYLEGHGAKIIIGDAVAGVELDSKRITRFLLKSGRELTADAYLLALAPQGMKNLIAATALKDDPFFARVNGIEDAPIVAINLWYDQRLHMTNSYEGILDCPVEWVFDRTAMHGRESMPGRYYYTLIVSASWDLMTKTNAQIMETAMEAIHEHYPESRKFKLLHSSVVREPTATFSGVPGFRNLRCRQRTPIENLFLAGDWTDTELPSTMESAVRSGVKAVREARRYLNH from the coding sequence ATGCACGGCGCACGGAAAGAAGTGGTCGTCGCGGGCTCCGGACTGTCGGGGCTCGCTGCCGCCGTACATCTGGCGAAAGACGGCCATGCCGTGACGCTGGTGGAGGCCAAACCGTTTCTGGGCGGCCGGACGTATTCCTTCCGCGACAAGACGACCGGCGATCTCGTGGATAATGGCCAGCATGTTCTCACCACGACCTATACGGACACTTTCGAATTCCTGCGCATCATTGGAACCATCGACCTGGTCTGGTTTCCGGACCAGCTCCAGACGTTTTTCAAGGACAGCCGGTACGGCGATCACTGGCTCCGGGGGCCGAATCTGCCGGGTCCGCTCCAGCCCCTTGCCGGCATGATCGGGATGCTGCGGCTGAAAAGCCTCACACTTGCCGACAAGCTGGCAGTCCTCCGTTCGCTACCAAAGCTGGCGGTTGTTGCCGGGGAGATACCCGACCGTCTGGACCGCATGACTGCCGAGGAATGGTTCGACGAAATGGGTTTCACAACGGGCATGCGGCGCGCCTTCTGGGATACCTTCACGATTTCCACCCTGAACGAGAAGCCGTGGAGGGTGAGTGCACACCTGCTCGCGCAACTGCTCCGGTGGGGTTTCGTGGCGGGCCGTAGCGGCAGGGCGAGTCTCGGATATCCGACAGTTCCGCTGGACGAACTGTTCGTGGCACCATCGGCCAGGTATCTGGAAGGTCACGGCGCGAAGATCATTATCGGTGATGCCGTGGCGGGGGTGGAGCTCGACAGCAAGCGGATCACCCGGTTCCTGCTGAAAAGCGGCAGGGAACTGACGGCTGACGCCTATCTGCTGGCGCTTGCCCCGCAGGGGATGAAAAACCTGATTGCCGCGACGGCACTGAAGGATGATCCGTTTTTTGCCAGGGTGAACGGTATCGAAGATGCGCCGATTGTCGCCATCAACCTCTGGTATGACCAGCGGCTCCACATGACGAACTCATATGAAGGGATTCTCGACTGCCCCGTCGAGTGGGTATTTGACCGGACGGCCATGCACGGCCGCGAAAGCATGCCGGGGCGCTACTACTATACGCTGATCGTGAGCGCTTCGTGGGATCTGATGACGAAAACCAACGCGCAGATCATGGAGACGGCAATGGAGGCGATCCATGAGCACTATCCCGAGAGCCGAAAGTTCAAGCTGCTCCACTCGAGTGTCGTGCGTGAACCCACAGCGACGTTTTCCGGCGTACCGGGGTTCAGGAATCTCCGGTGCAGGCAGCGGACCCCCATCGAAAACCTGTTCCTCGCCGGCGACTGGACCGATACGGAGCTTCCGTCAACGATGGAATCGGCCGTGCGGAGCGGTGTGAAGGCCGTCCGGGAAGCCAGACGATATCTCAATCACTGA